A window of the Comamonas sp. Y33R10-2 genome harbors these coding sequences:
- the gshB gene encoding glutathione synthase, producing the protein MQILFVADPLESFVIYKDSTFAMMREAQRRGHQIVACEPKHISWQSGGKVKAQVRYISLTGNKDAWFDETANKAVNLADFDAIVMRKDPPFDSEFFYATHMLSQAEREGAKVFNKPSALREHPEKLAIMEFAQFISPTLVTRSAQEIKAFHAEHKDIILKPLDGMGGAGIFRVGDDGRNLGSIIETLNQGGAASVMVQKFLPDIVHGDKRVLIIGGKPVPFCLARIPQGNEVRGNLAAGGKGVAQPLTEQDKATAEFIGERLVQRGLLLIGLDVIGHNVTEINVTSPTCFQEIFDQTGCDVAALFVDALELAAQS; encoded by the coding sequence ATGCAAATACTGTTTGTCGCCGATCCGTTGGAATCCTTTGTCATTTACAAAGACTCCACCTTTGCCATGATGCGCGAAGCCCAGCGCCGTGGACATCAGATCGTGGCTTGCGAGCCCAAACACATCTCTTGGCAAAGTGGCGGCAAGGTTAAGGCGCAGGTGCGCTACATCTCCTTGACAGGTAACAAGGATGCTTGGTTTGATGAAACTGCCAACAAAGCAGTGAATCTGGCTGACTTTGACGCCATCGTCATGCGCAAAGACCCGCCTTTTGACTCGGAGTTCTTCTACGCCACGCACATGCTCAGTCAAGCCGAGCGAGAAGGCGCCAAGGTCTTCAACAAGCCAAGTGCCCTGCGTGAGCACCCTGAAAAGCTCGCCATCATGGAGTTTGCGCAGTTCATCTCGCCCACCTTGGTCACTCGCAGCGCTCAGGAGATCAAGGCTTTTCACGCAGAGCACAAAGACATCATCCTTAAGCCACTCGACGGCATGGGTGGGGCAGGCATCTTCCGTGTGGGGGATGATGGCCGCAATCTGGGCAGCATCATTGAAACGCTCAATCAAGGCGGCGCTGCCAGCGTCATGGTGCAAAAGTTCCTGCCCGACATCGTTCATGGCGATAAGCGAGTCCTCATCATTGGCGGCAAGCCGGTTCCCTTTTGCTTGGCGCGTATTCCGCAAGGCAATGAAGTGCGCGGCAACTTGGCGGCTGGCGGTAAAGGCGTTGCCCAGCCTTTGACAGAGCAAGACAAAGCTACAGCCGAATTTATTGGTGAGCGCCTTGTTCAGCGAGGCCTGTTGCTGATTGGGCTGGATGTCATTGGCCACAACGTCACAGAAATCAATGTGACCAGCCCCACCTGCTTCCAAGAAATTTTTGACCAGACGGGTTGCGATGTTGCAGCGCTGTTTGTGGATGCGTTGGAGTTAGCGGCTCAGTCCTGA